A region from the Brassica napus cultivar Da-Ae chromosome C8, Da-Ae, whole genome shotgun sequence genome encodes:
- the LOC125591874 gene encoding kinesin-like protein klp-3, producing MALSMGWNIRRMSCSVTSSMARPAGFGNFTPDFDGFFDFRMPSTGLHLVTEALKVCRTEARTALFKAEVAEEELAHLKEEAAANSLREKELAAKEARRAYRKGKREVDDIMKNRFTEFSTEFGELSKTYKSVGNYRECRGAVGGLYLTQVPEYSYKKELAKQTHRMDRKANLVSMIPQIKGRILDQWAPIPVSPDSEEVKLEIPDEAGEVNQPTALDFVARSNVYRSISSVISGVVHGLNATVFVYGSTGSGKTYTMVGTRSDPGLMVLSLNTIFDMIKCDKSSDVFEVTCSYLEVYNEGIVVAGLRSIKVSIPFFPSRCDKTTPPVYSADRILELLNLGTSRRKIESTEMNSTSSR from the exons ATGGCGCTGTCGATGGGCTGGAATATCCGTCGGATGAGTTGTTCTGTAACTTCCTCGATGGCCAGGCCAGCGGGATTTGGAAACTTTACCCCCGATTTCGACGGTTTTTTTGATTTTAGGATGCCCTCTACC GGCCTTCACCTTGTGACCGAGGCTCTTAAGGTGTGTCGCACGGAAGCGCGTACGGCCTTGTTCAAGGCCGAGGTGGCGGAGGAAGAGCTTGCCCATTTGAAAGAGGAGGCTGCAGCGAACTCCCTTCGTGAGAAGGAGTTGGCTGCGAAGGAAGCTCGCAGAGCCTATCGGAAAGGGAAGAGAGAGGTTGATGATATTATGAAGAATCGCTTTACTGAGTTCTCAACCGAGTTCGGGGAGCTTAGCAAGACGTACAAGTCTGTTGGCAATTATCGCGAGTGTCGTGGTGCCGTTGGCGGGTTATACCTTACCCAAGTCCCCGAGTATTCTTATAAGAAGGAGTTGGCTAAACAGACCCATCGCATGGATAGGAAAGCGAACTTGGTTTCCATGATTCCTCAGATCAAAGGGAGGATTTTGGATCAGTGGGCTCCGATCCCCGTGTCTCCCGACTCAGAAGAGGTTAAGCTGGAAATCCCCGATGAAGCCGGTGAGGTCAACCAGCCAACTGCCCTGGATTTTGTTGCTCGTTCG aatgtGTATAGGAGTATTTCTTCTGTGATCTCTGGGGTTGTTCATGGACTCAACGCTACAGTGTTTGTCTATGGTTCCACTGGAAG TGGCAAAACATATACAATGGTTGGAACACGAAGTGACCCTGGATTGATGGTTCTCAGCCTGAATACCATATTTGACATGATTAAGTGTGACAAGAGCTCTGATGTCTTTGAAGTGACTTGCTCCTATCTTGAAGTCTACAATGAA GGAATAGTAGTTGCTGGCCTGCGATCAATCAAGGTCTCTATACCTTTCTTTCCTTCTAGATGCGATAAGACCACTCCTCCT GTCTATTCTGCTGATCGAATTCTTGAACTACTGAACTTAGGGACCAGTAGACGAAAGATTGAGAGCACTGAGATGAACAGTACATCATCAAGGTGA